A region from the Ammospiza caudacuta isolate bAmmCau1 chromosome 4, bAmmCau1.pri, whole genome shotgun sequence genome encodes:
- the TLR3 gene encoding toll-like receptor 3 isoform X1, translating to MVSKSWNEEKEENLTNRMMRNAILWWSSLCVRLMFVFWPCASAGKQCHIQNEMADCSHLKLTQIPSDLPDNITSLDISHNQLKQLGPVNLTKYSQLVYLNVGYNSISKLQPELCQNVPLLQILKLEHNELYKLPDRVFASCTNLTELNLGYNRLNIKNHPFKTLKNLKILDLSHNSLKSANLGLEQQLEKLHELMLGSNQITELKKEDFSFLSNTSLNSLDLSSNPLKEFHTGCFHTIGNLCGLILNNVELGENRTKKLCTELSNTAIQNLSLSHVKLSYIGKSTFQGLQGTNLTILNLSQNSLSVIENDSFQWLSSLQYLNLKINNIHVTSRLFYGLSNLKYLNLINSLAGKIEDFSFHWLYHLEYLIMDNNNFPGITANMFTGLNNLKYLSLCNCNINLQRITNKTFSSLANSSLQVLNLTKTRISTIESGAFSSLGHLKILDLGLNEISQQLTGHEFKGLNNIQDIYLSYNKNLTLQSESFIFVPGLRKLMLRKVGCNNLAFSPSPFHPLRNLTVLDISNNNIANIQEDLFDGLDKLDILDLQHNNLARLWKHANPGGPVLFLKGLPNLQILNLKSNGLDEIPVQVFKGLFQLKHLDLGSNNLNLLPATLFDDQASLNSLNLQKNLITSVEEKVFGLPFRSLRRLEMDSNPFDCTCESIAWFADWLNETQADIPGLRSQYICNTPPKYHGSLVLYFDSSACKDSAPFKLLFVISTTIVTLFIFIVLTIHFEGWRIAFYWNILVNRMLGFKEFERQQEQYDYDAYVIHAREDKNWVSKNFMSLEKNNHFEIKFCLEERDFEAGVSVFEATINSIKMSRKIIFVVTEHLLQDPWCKNFKVYHALQQAIEQSRDSIILIFLDDIQDYKLYHALHLRRGMFRSRCILNWPAQKERVSAFHQQLVMALKCRSKVH from the exons ATAGAATGATGCGAAACGCTATTCTTTGGTGGAGCAGCTTATGTGTCAGACTGATGTTTGTCTTCTGGCCGTGTGCATCAGCTGGAAAGCAGTGTCATATCCAAAATGAAATGGCTGACTGCAGTCACCTAAAGCTGACTCAAATTCCCTCTGATCTTCCAGACAATATAACGAGTTTGGACATTTCTCATAATCAGCTAAAACAGCTAGGTCCTGTAAATTTGACCAAGTACAGCCAGCTGGTTTACTTGAATGTAGGCTACAACAGCATCTCTAAACTGCAACCAGAATTGTGCCAAAATGTGCCCCTGTTGCAGATTCTGAAGTTAGAACATAATGAATTGTATAAGCTCCCTGACAGAGTCTTTGCTTCCTGCACCAACCTGACTGAGCTCAATCTAGGATACAACAGACTAAATATAAAAAATCATCCTTTCAAAACCCTGAAG AACTTGAAAATTTTGGACCTATCTCATAATTCTTTGAAGTCAGCCAATTTAGGATTGGAGCAACAGTTGGAGAAACTTCATGAACTCATGTTGGGGAGCAACCAAATCACTGAGTTGAAAAAAGAAGACTTCAGTTTTCTTAGCAACACCTCATTAAATAGTCTTGATTTGTCATCAAATCCACTAAAAGAG TTTCATACGGGATGCTTCCATACAATTGGAAATTTGTGTGGCCTCATACTGAACAATGTTGAACTTGGTGAAAATCGCACAAAGAAACTTTGTACAGAATTGTCAAACACAGCAATTCAAAACCTCTCACTAAGCCATGTGAAACTTTCCTACATTGGCAAGTCAACTTTCCAGGGACTGCAAGGAACAAATCTTACAATTTTAAACCTTTCCCAAAATTCTCTCTCTGTCATAGAAAACGATTCATTTCAGTGGCTTTCAAGTTTACAATACTTAAACCTGAAGATTAATAATATTCATGTAACTTCGCGTTTATTTTATGGATTATCCAACCTTAAATATTTGAATCTCATAAACTCACTTGCTGGGAAAattgaagatttttcttttcattggcTATACCACCTGGAGTACCTTATAATGGATAATAACAATTTTCCAGGAATTACTGCTAACATGTTCACAGGTCTGAATAACCTGAAATATCTGAGTCTCTGCAACTGCAACATAAACTTACAAAGAATAActaataaaacattttcatcaCTTGCTAATTCTAGCTTACAGGTTCTCAACCTCACAAAAACCAGAATCTCTACAATAGAAAGCGGGGCATTTTCTTCCCTGGGACACCTGAAAATTCTTGATCTTGGTCTCAATGAAATTAGTCAACAGCTTACAGGTCATGAGTTTAAAGGTCTCAATAATATACAAGATATTTATCTTTCCTATAATAAAAACTTGACTTTGCAAAGCGAATCATTCATTTTTGTCCCAGGCCTTAGAAAACTGATGCTAAGGAAGGTAGGCTGCAATAATCTGGCCTTTTCTCCTTCACCTTTTCATCCTCTACGAAACCTAACTGTCCTGGACATCAGCAATAACAACATAGCAAACATACAAGAAGACTTGTTTGATGGACTTGACAAACTTGACATCCTGGACTTGCAGCACAATAATTTAGCCCGGCTTTGGAAACATGCAAATCCAGGTGgccctgttctttttttaaagggtCTTCCCAATTTGCAGattcttaatttaaaatcaaatggGCTTGATGAAATTCCAGTTCAGGTTTTCAAGGGTCTGTTTCAATTAAAACACTTGGATTTAGGCTCAAATAATTTGAATTTGCTTCCAGCAACTCTGTTTGATGACCAAGCCTCTCTGAATTCATTGAACCTTCAGAAAAATCTGATAACCTCAGTTGAAGAAAAAGTATTTGGTCTACCTTTCAGGAGCTTGAGAAGACTAGAGATGGATTCCAATCCCTTTGATTGTACCTGTGAAAGCATTGCTTGGTTTGCTGATTGGCTTAATGAGACCCAAGCAGATATACCCGGATTGAGGTCCCAGTACATTTGCAACACCCCACCTAAATATCATGGTAGTCTGGTTCTGTATTTCGATAGCTCAGCCTGCAAAGACAGTGCTCCATTTAAACTTCTTTTTGTGATCTCTACCACTATTGTGACACTATTCATTTTTATCGTCCTTACCATCCATTTTGAAGGGTGGAGAATAGCTTTCTACTGGAATATTTTAGTCAATCGAATGCTTGGTTTTAAAGAATTTGAGAGACAACAGGAACAGTATGATTATGATGCCTATGTTATTCATGCAAGAGAAGACAAGAATTGGGTGTCTAAAAATTTCAtgtctctggaaaaaaataaccacTTTGAAATTAAGTTTTGTTTAGAAGAACGGGATTTTGAAGCAGGTGTATCTGTATTTGAAGCCACAATTAACAGCATAAAAATGAGCAGGAAGATTATTTTTGTTGTGACTGAACACCTTTTACAGGATccctggtgtaaaaa TTTCAAGGTATATCATGCTCTCCAGCAAGCCATTGAACAAAGTCGGGACTCCATCATACTGATCTTTCTTGATGATATCCAAGATTACAAGTTGTATCATGCACTTCACCTGAGAAGAGGAATGTTCAGATCTCGCTGCATCTTGAACTGGCCAGCCCAGAAAGAACGAGTCAGTGCATTTCATCAGCAATTAGTGATGGCACTTAAATGTAGAAGTAAAGTGCACTGA
- the TLR3 gene encoding toll-like receptor 3 isoform X2 — protein MMRNAILWWSSLCVRLMFVFWPCASAGKQCHIQNEMADCSHLKLTQIPSDLPDNITSLDISHNQLKQLGPVNLTKYSQLVYLNVGYNSISKLQPELCQNVPLLQILKLEHNELYKLPDRVFASCTNLTELNLGYNRLNIKNHPFKTLKNLKILDLSHNSLKSANLGLEQQLEKLHELMLGSNQITELKKEDFSFLSNTSLNSLDLSSNPLKEFHTGCFHTIGNLCGLILNNVELGENRTKKLCTELSNTAIQNLSLSHVKLSYIGKSTFQGLQGTNLTILNLSQNSLSVIENDSFQWLSSLQYLNLKINNIHVTSRLFYGLSNLKYLNLINSLAGKIEDFSFHWLYHLEYLIMDNNNFPGITANMFTGLNNLKYLSLCNCNINLQRITNKTFSSLANSSLQVLNLTKTRISTIESGAFSSLGHLKILDLGLNEISQQLTGHEFKGLNNIQDIYLSYNKNLTLQSESFIFVPGLRKLMLRKVGCNNLAFSPSPFHPLRNLTVLDISNNNIANIQEDLFDGLDKLDILDLQHNNLARLWKHANPGGPVLFLKGLPNLQILNLKSNGLDEIPVQVFKGLFQLKHLDLGSNNLNLLPATLFDDQASLNSLNLQKNLITSVEEKVFGLPFRSLRRLEMDSNPFDCTCESIAWFADWLNETQADIPGLRSQYICNTPPKYHGSLVLYFDSSACKDSAPFKLLFVISTTIVTLFIFIVLTIHFEGWRIAFYWNILVNRMLGFKEFERQQEQYDYDAYVIHAREDKNWVSKNFMSLEKNNHFEIKFCLEERDFEAGVSVFEATINSIKMSRKIIFVVTEHLLQDPWCKNFKVYHALQQAIEQSRDSIILIFLDDIQDYKLYHALHLRRGMFRSRCILNWPAQKERVSAFHQQLVMALKCRSKVH, from the exons ATGATGCGAAACGCTATTCTTTGGTGGAGCAGCTTATGTGTCAGACTGATGTTTGTCTTCTGGCCGTGTGCATCAGCTGGAAAGCAGTGTCATATCCAAAATGAAATGGCTGACTGCAGTCACCTAAAGCTGACTCAAATTCCCTCTGATCTTCCAGACAATATAACGAGTTTGGACATTTCTCATAATCAGCTAAAACAGCTAGGTCCTGTAAATTTGACCAAGTACAGCCAGCTGGTTTACTTGAATGTAGGCTACAACAGCATCTCTAAACTGCAACCAGAATTGTGCCAAAATGTGCCCCTGTTGCAGATTCTGAAGTTAGAACATAATGAATTGTATAAGCTCCCTGACAGAGTCTTTGCTTCCTGCACCAACCTGACTGAGCTCAATCTAGGATACAACAGACTAAATATAAAAAATCATCCTTTCAAAACCCTGAAG AACTTGAAAATTTTGGACCTATCTCATAATTCTTTGAAGTCAGCCAATTTAGGATTGGAGCAACAGTTGGAGAAACTTCATGAACTCATGTTGGGGAGCAACCAAATCACTGAGTTGAAAAAAGAAGACTTCAGTTTTCTTAGCAACACCTCATTAAATAGTCTTGATTTGTCATCAAATCCACTAAAAGAG TTTCATACGGGATGCTTCCATACAATTGGAAATTTGTGTGGCCTCATACTGAACAATGTTGAACTTGGTGAAAATCGCACAAAGAAACTTTGTACAGAATTGTCAAACACAGCAATTCAAAACCTCTCACTAAGCCATGTGAAACTTTCCTACATTGGCAAGTCAACTTTCCAGGGACTGCAAGGAACAAATCTTACAATTTTAAACCTTTCCCAAAATTCTCTCTCTGTCATAGAAAACGATTCATTTCAGTGGCTTTCAAGTTTACAATACTTAAACCTGAAGATTAATAATATTCATGTAACTTCGCGTTTATTTTATGGATTATCCAACCTTAAATATTTGAATCTCATAAACTCACTTGCTGGGAAAattgaagatttttcttttcattggcTATACCACCTGGAGTACCTTATAATGGATAATAACAATTTTCCAGGAATTACTGCTAACATGTTCACAGGTCTGAATAACCTGAAATATCTGAGTCTCTGCAACTGCAACATAAACTTACAAAGAATAActaataaaacattttcatcaCTTGCTAATTCTAGCTTACAGGTTCTCAACCTCACAAAAACCAGAATCTCTACAATAGAAAGCGGGGCATTTTCTTCCCTGGGACACCTGAAAATTCTTGATCTTGGTCTCAATGAAATTAGTCAACAGCTTACAGGTCATGAGTTTAAAGGTCTCAATAATATACAAGATATTTATCTTTCCTATAATAAAAACTTGACTTTGCAAAGCGAATCATTCATTTTTGTCCCAGGCCTTAGAAAACTGATGCTAAGGAAGGTAGGCTGCAATAATCTGGCCTTTTCTCCTTCACCTTTTCATCCTCTACGAAACCTAACTGTCCTGGACATCAGCAATAACAACATAGCAAACATACAAGAAGACTTGTTTGATGGACTTGACAAACTTGACATCCTGGACTTGCAGCACAATAATTTAGCCCGGCTTTGGAAACATGCAAATCCAGGTGgccctgttctttttttaaagggtCTTCCCAATTTGCAGattcttaatttaaaatcaaatggGCTTGATGAAATTCCAGTTCAGGTTTTCAAGGGTCTGTTTCAATTAAAACACTTGGATTTAGGCTCAAATAATTTGAATTTGCTTCCAGCAACTCTGTTTGATGACCAAGCCTCTCTGAATTCATTGAACCTTCAGAAAAATCTGATAACCTCAGTTGAAGAAAAAGTATTTGGTCTACCTTTCAGGAGCTTGAGAAGACTAGAGATGGATTCCAATCCCTTTGATTGTACCTGTGAAAGCATTGCTTGGTTTGCTGATTGGCTTAATGAGACCCAAGCAGATATACCCGGATTGAGGTCCCAGTACATTTGCAACACCCCACCTAAATATCATGGTAGTCTGGTTCTGTATTTCGATAGCTCAGCCTGCAAAGACAGTGCTCCATTTAAACTTCTTTTTGTGATCTCTACCACTATTGTGACACTATTCATTTTTATCGTCCTTACCATCCATTTTGAAGGGTGGAGAATAGCTTTCTACTGGAATATTTTAGTCAATCGAATGCTTGGTTTTAAAGAATTTGAGAGACAACAGGAACAGTATGATTATGATGCCTATGTTATTCATGCAAGAGAAGACAAGAATTGGGTGTCTAAAAATTTCAtgtctctggaaaaaaataaccacTTTGAAATTAAGTTTTGTTTAGAAGAACGGGATTTTGAAGCAGGTGTATCTGTATTTGAAGCCACAATTAACAGCATAAAAATGAGCAGGAAGATTATTTTTGTTGTGACTGAACACCTTTTACAGGATccctggtgtaaaaa TTTCAAGGTATATCATGCTCTCCAGCAAGCCATTGAACAAAGTCGGGACTCCATCATACTGATCTTTCTTGATGATATCCAAGATTACAAGTTGTATCATGCACTTCACCTGAGAAGAGGAATGTTCAGATCTCGCTGCATCTTGAACTGGCCAGCCCAGAAAGAACGAGTCAGTGCATTTCATCAGCAATTAGTGATGGCACTTAAATGTAGAAGTAAAGTGCACTGA